A genomic region of Bacillota bacterium contains the following coding sequences:
- a CDS encoding family 78 glycoside hydrolase catalytic domain: MYQGNNPMPPVNLRCEYGKNPLGIDVTSPRFSWALQHGEPNQFQSSYQIIVADDWDLAVAAQGNVWDSGQVKSSQSINVRYAGQSLQSCKEYFWRVRWWDSDGQVSDFSDIATFETAFLTEDEWQGQWIAHREDLEARPEVSEAGYELYPGSLFRTEFAVTKGLKSARAYISGLGYYELRLNGAKVGDRVLEPGQTDYDHRVLYSVYDITPYLQAGTNAVGVMLGNGRYVRFHWLDAPRGYEATPRVKAELHLTYDDGSVERIVTDAGWQTRRGPLGVNGIFEGEVYDARREIEGWDQPGLDTGDWDWAQVVEGPKGRLRAQLMPPIKITRRFQPVSISSPDPGVYIYDFGQNFTGWVRLRVQGPRGTRITLRYAEVLDDEGRLDPRINRQAAATDVYILKGAAQEEWEPRFTYHGFRYVEVTGLATVPHLHSLEGCFLHTAVEETGTFICSNALLNNIHRNVIYGQLSNLMSVPTDCPQRDERMGWMGDAQLVAEESIYNFDMAAFFTKYLQDIKDAQREDGSVSDVVPPYWPLYPADPAWGTAYVVLAWEMYRYYQDVDLLAYHYDGLRRYVDQLIAREGTDGLVDFNKYGDWCPPGSVIPKKTPREITSAFYYYHDVLTLSKIAQVLGNGEDAAKYAEKAQEIRQAFNKKYFNAEGGYYGNNDQTSNVLGLQLGLVPEGAEEAVVDNLVEQITVHHDYHFDTGIVGTKFILDTLTRYGLKEVAYRMMTQESYPSLGYMIKSGATTVWERWEKLTGTGMNSHNHIMFGTVDVWFYRSLAGIALGQPGWDGIVIKPCIPQALDYAGAALHTLRGTIASYWTKSKGTLSLQVSIPVNTEAKIYVPRGEGTALEMQVNGREVRAVNLPVVEEGNDTYFVVEAGSGEYRFTVAGYQRQVPSGIPCSKKVR; the protein is encoded by the coding sequence CCGGTGAACTTGCGCTGTGAATACGGGAAGAATCCCCTTGGGATTGACGTTACGTCCCCTAGATTTTCCTGGGCCCTCCAGCATGGAGAGCCAAACCAGTTTCAAAGTAGTTACCAGATCATAGTTGCCGATGATTGGGATCTAGCTGTCGCGGCCCAGGGCAATGTCTGGGACAGCGGGCAAGTCAAGTCTTCACAGTCAATTAATGTGCGCTACGCTGGTCAAAGTCTGCAGTCCTGCAAGGAGTACTTCTGGCGGGTGCGATGGTGGGACAGTGATGGTCAAGTCAGCGACTTTAGTGATATCGCCACCTTCGAGACGGCATTCCTGACGGAGGATGAATGGCAGGGACAGTGGATTGCCCACAGGGAAGATCTCGAGGCTCGGCCAGAGGTTAGTGAGGCGGGATATGAGCTTTATCCCGGAAGTTTGTTCCGCACCGAGTTTGCCGTCACCAAAGGGTTGAAATCCGCTCGGGCCTACATCAGCGGCCTAGGCTATTATGAACTGAGGCTCAATGGCGCCAAGGTGGGGGACAGGGTCCTGGAGCCGGGGCAAACGGATTATGATCATCGGGTTTTGTACTCGGTCTATGACATTACTCCTTACCTGCAGGCGGGAACCAACGCCGTAGGGGTGATGTTGGGCAATGGTCGCTATGTTCGCTTTCATTGGCTGGATGCGCCTCGGGGCTATGAAGCTACTCCCCGGGTGAAGGCTGAGCTCCACCTCACCTATGACGATGGTTCGGTAGAGAGGATTGTCACCGATGCGGGGTGGCAGACCCGGCGGGGTCCCTTAGGTGTCAACGGTATCTTTGAAGGTGAAGTCTATGATGCTCGACGGGAGATCGAGGGCTGGGATCAGCCGGGATTGGACACCGGGGATTGGGATTGGGCCCAGGTGGTGGAGGGCCCCAAGGGAAGACTACGGGCCCAGTTGATGCCGCCGATTAAGATTACCCGCAGATTTCAACCAGTATCCATCAGCAGCCCCGATCCAGGGGTGTACATCTACGATTTTGGCCAGAACTTTACCGGATGGGTTCGACTGCGGGTGCAAGGACCTCGGGGTACCAGGATAACCCTGCGGTATGCCGAGGTGCTCGATGACGAGGGTAGACTAGATCCGAGGATCAATCGACAGGCGGCGGCCACCGACGTTTATATTCTCAAGGGGGCAGCTCAGGAGGAGTGGGAACCCCGCTTTACCTACCACGGGTTTAGGTACGTGGAAGTGACCGGGCTGGCCACGGTACCCCACCTGCATTCCCTGGAGGGGTGTTTCTTGCATACTGCCGTGGAGGAGACCGGCACCTTCATTTGCTCCAACGCCCTCCTGAACAATATTCACCGCAATGTGATCTACGGGCAGTTGTCCAACTTGATGAGCGTACCCACCGACTGTCCTCAACGGGATGAGCGCATGGGTTGGATGGGTGATGCCCAGCTGGTGGCAGAGGAATCCATCTACAACTTCGACATGGCCGCCTTCTTCACCAAGTACCTCCAGGACATCAAGGATGCTCAGCGGGAAGACGGCAGTGTCTCCGATGTAGTTCCTCCCTATTGGCCCCTGTACCCCGCGGATCCCGCCTGGGGTACTGCCTATGTGGTTCTGGCTTGGGAGATGTATCGCTACTACCAGGATGTGGATCTCCTGGCGTACCACTATGATGGTCTGCGGCGGTACGTAGACCAGCTCATCGCCAGGGAAGGGACCGATGGTCTAGTTGATTTCAATAAGTACGGCGACTGGTGTCCACCAGGCAGTGTCATCCCCAAGAAAACTCCCAGAGAGATTACTTCTGCCTTCTATTACTACCACGACGTTCTCACTCTGTCCAAGATAGCCCAAGTGCTAGGTAACGGAGAGGATGCAGCCAAGTACGCCGAAAAGGCCCAGGAGATTCGCCAGGCCTTTAACAAGAAGTACTTCAACGCCGAGGGTGGGTACTATGGCAATAACGATCAGACCTCCAATGTTCTTGGTCTACAACTGGGGCTGGTGCCCGAGGGCGCCGAAGAGGCCGTGGTGGATAATCTGGTGGAGCAAATTACGGTGCATCATGACTATCACTTTGATACTGGAATTGTGGGGACGAAGTTTATCCTCGATACTCTAACCCGCTATGGCCTCAAAGAGGTGGCTTACCGGATGATGACCCAGGAAAGCTATCCCAGCCTAGGGTACATGATCAAGTCCGGGGCAACCACCGTCTGGGAACGGTGGGAAAAACTCACCGGTACCGGGATGAATTCCCACAACCACATCATGTTCGGTACCGTTGATGTCTGGTTCTACCGCTCTTTGGCAGGAATCGCCTTGGGACAGCCGGGGTGGGACGGCATTGTGATCAAACCCTGTATTCCCCAGGCTCTCGACTATGCCGGGGCTGCGCTGCACACCCTGCGGGGGACCATTGCCTCCTACTGGACAAAGAGCAAGGGTACCTTGTCGCTGCAGGTGTCCATTCCCGTCAATACCGAGGCGAAGATCTATGTCCCCCGTGGCGAGGGGACAGCCCTTGAGATGCAGGTCAATGGACGTGAGGTTCGTGCTGTTAACCTACCGGTGGTTGAAGAGGGCAACGATACCTACTTCGTCGTGGAAGCGGGTTCGGGAGAGTATCGCTTCACCGTTGCTGGATATCAGCGGCAGGTGCCCAGCGGCATCCCATGCAGCAAAAAGGTAAGATGA